GGAACTCGAGGACGCGGTGCGCGCTGTCGTGCACAACACGCAGAGCTCCCTGGACTTCCAGGAGGCATGAGCACCCGCCGGACCGGCGACGGCGACCACCGGGTCTTTGGCCTGCGGGCGCAGGTGCCGAGGACTCTGGGAGCGGGCCGGCGTGGCCGTGACGCTCGAAGCATGCCCCGACGCCACGTTCTGACCGACCGCGAGGAGCGGTTGATCGTGGACGCCGCGGTGCACGCCCCGTCGGTCCTGAACACCCAGCCGTGGCGGTTCAGCTTCGGCGACGACCAACTGGAGATCTGGGCGGACCCGGCGCGCCAGCTCACCACGGCCGATCCCGCGGGCCGGTTCATGGCGATCTCGTGTGGAGCGGCGACGTACAACGCACTCCTCGGTGTCCGGTACGCCGGGCACGAGGCGTGGGTGCAGGCCCAGCCCCGGCCGCAGACCCCGTTCCTCGCCGCGGTCGTCCACTTCGGTGTCCGCCGGCCGATCGCCGCCGACGACCTCGCGCGGTACGACATGATCGCGCAGCGGCACACCAACCGCGGGCCCTACCGCGACTGGCGGTTGCCGTTCTCGCTGGTGACCCGGCTGGAGGAGGCCGCGGAGGCCGAGGGCGGCCACATCCGGGTGCTCACCTCCAGCGAGGTCGAGCGGGTACGCCACCTGGTGGCCGAGGCCGAGCGGGCCCAGGAGCCCGACGAGGCCCTGGAGAAGGAGATGGAGCCCTGGATCGGCGCGCGGGACAGCGCGGACGGCATCCCGGTCGGAGCGCTCGGCCCCCGGTCGGCGGACTCCCGGGCCCCGGTCCGCGACCTGGACCCCCACCGGCACGCCGGCCCCCGCGACGTGGCGATCTTCGAGCACCGGCCGACCCTCGCCGTCCTGTCCACCCCCGGTGACGCCCACAAGGACTGGGTACGAGCCGGGATGGCGTTGCAGCGGGTTCTGCTCACCGCGGGCCAGCACGGCGTGGTGGCGTCCTTCCTCAACGCACCGATCGAGGAGCTCAACGAGCGGGGCCACCTGCGCAGCGCGGCGCCGGGGCTGGACCATCCGCAGATGGTGCTGCGACTTGGGTATCCCCGTGGTGAGGCGGTACCGACACCGCGCCGGCCGGCCGACCAGGTGATGTGAGGACGGTCCGGCGGCGCGAACTGTCCGGCGGAACCGCGGGGTGAACCTGCTGGGTGAGTCTGCGGGCTGGATCTGCGGGCTGGATCTGCGGGGCGACGGGGAAACGAGGGGGAGACCATGGCCGGACCGGCGTTGTACACCCGTGCCTCGCGTAATGGTGGGCGGCGATGAGCGGGGCGGTCACACGTCCCGTCCCCGACAGTGAGCTACCGGCCCGTCAGGCGCAGCGGGTGCTGGTCGCGGGCTCGGTGGTGGGCGTGGGGCTGCGCCGGCACCTGAGCCAGGTCGCCGGTGAGTGTGGGCTCGACGGTACGGCGCGGACGGTGCGCGACCAGGTGGTGGTCGAGGTGGCCGGTCCGCCGGCCGCGCTGGCGGAGTTCGTCCACCGGGTCAGTACGCAGGCGCCGCGGCCGGCCCGGGTGAGCCTGGTGGACGTCGTGGAACTGGAGGGGATGACCCCGCACCCGGGTACGGGCTTTCGGGTGCTGTTCGACGACGTGGACCCGCCGATGGCGGCCGGGCTGGACGGTACCTCCCGCGCCGGCCACACCACCGGTCACACGTACGGCCACGTCTCCGGCACCACCCACGAGGGCCGGCCGCCGTCCGCCACGGAGCCGTCCGGCGCGGAGCCGTCCGGCGCGGAGCCGTCCGGTGAGCCGTCGCCCTGGGCCGACCGGGGAATCTGCCCGGCCTGCCTGCGGGAGCTGTTCGACCCCGCCGACCGGCGGTACCGCTACCCGTTCCTGTCGTGCCGCCTCTGCGGCCCGCGGCAGTCGCTCCTGGACGAGCTTCCGCCGTACGGACGGCCCAGCGCCTTCGGCGAAGGACCTGACGACTGCCTGCCCGGCCTGCCCGGTCTGCCCGGGTTCGCGCCGTGTGCCGCCTGCACGGCCGAACGCGAGGACCCGGCAGGCCGGCGCCACCACGCGCCGGCGACGGCCTGCCCTGAGTGCGGCCCGCACCTCACCTGGCGTACCTCCCGGGCCGACGGCGACGACGGCAGCGGCTGGGGCGACCGCGGCGGCAGGCTCTGGGCCGGCGGCACCTCGGGTGACCGCCGGTCCGACGCCGAGGCGCTGGCGGCGGCTGTGGAGACGGTCGCGGCCGGTGGCGTCGTGGCGGTGAAGGGGCCCGGCGGCTACCAGCTGGTCTGTGACGCGACCGTTCCCCGGGCGGTGGCCCGGCTGCGCTCGCGGACGCACCGGTGGACCCGCCCGCTCACGGTGCTGGCTCCGGACCTGTCGGTGGCCCGGGCGGTCGCCGACCTGGGAACCGCCGAGGTCGACCTGCTGGTCTCACCATCGCGCCCGGTGGTGCTCGCCCCGCTGCGGCGCAGCCGGCTGCCGATCGCCGCCGGGGTCAGCGCGGGTTCGGACCACGTGGGCCTGGCGCTGCCCGCCACCCCACTGCAGGCGCTCCTCGTGCACGATCTGGACCGTCCTTTGGTGGTGACCGGCGCGCACCCCGCCGAGGAGCCGGTGGTGGTCGACGACGCCCTCGTCCCGGCCCGGTTGGCCGGGCTGGCCGACGGCTTCCTCGGGCACGACCTGCCGATCCGCACCCGGACGAGGAGCTCCGTCCACTGGGTCGTACGCGGCCGCCCGGCGGTCCTGCGGCGCGGCCGGGGGGTCGTACCCACCGCGGTGCCGCTGCCGTTCGCGGCCCGTCAACCTGTGCTTGCGGTGGGTGCGCAACTGTCCCACACCTGCACGCTGGCAGGGGATTCGCGGGCGTACGTGGGTGAACAACTCGGCGACCTGACCAGCCCGGCGAAGCTGGACGCGTTCGAGCAGGAGCTCAACCGGCTCGTCCCGCTGGTCGGCGGCACCCCCGCGGCGGTGGCGCACGACCTGCACCCGGGCTACCTCGCCAGCCAGTACGCCAGGCGCTGGCCGCAGGACCGGCGGATCGCCGTACAGCACCACCACGCGCACGTCGCGGCCTGCGCCGCCGAGCACGGGGTGACCGGGACCTTCCTCGGCGTCGCCTACGACGGCCCGGGCCTCGGCGACGACGGCACGCTGTGGGGCGGGGAGATCCTGGTCGCCGACCTACGCGGCTACCACCGGGCCGGCCGGTTCGGTCGCGCGCCGCTTCCCGGAGGCGAACTGGCCGCCCGCAGCCCGATCCGTACCGCACTGGGCTACCTCCTCGCCGGCGAACGTCTCGGCGGCGCGCCGATCGACCCGGACCTGCTCGGCGCCCGCACCGAACGCCTGTCCGCGCGCGAGCTGGAGACCGTACGCCGGATGGTCACCGGTGGCGTGAACAGCCCACCGGCGTCCAGCGCCGCCCGGCTGGTGGACGCGGTGGCCGGCCTGCTGGGACTGCGGGAGGACGCCGCGTACGAGGGGGAGGCGGCGACCGTCCTGGAGACCGCGGCCAGGGGCCGGCGCGAGGAGGAGCTGCCGTGGCGGATCGTCACCGCCGACGGGGTGCGGGTGTACGACCCGGTGGTGACCCTGGCGGCGGTGCTGTCCGGCATGGCCGACGGTGTGTCCGTCGGGCGGCTCGCGGCGGCGTTCCACGCCACGCTCGTCGCGGTGACCGTCGCGCTGTGCGTCGACGCCGGCCACGAGGCCGGGGTGCGCACGGTGTGCCTGGCCGGCAGCACCTTCACCAACCGGCTGCTGCTCGGCGGCGTGGTGGACGGGCTGGAGCGCGAGGGCTTCGACGTGTTCGTCCCCGAGCGGGTGCCCACCGACGACAGCGGGGTGAGCTACGGCCAGGCCGCGGTCGCGGCGGCGCGGATGGCGGCCGGGTGACCGACTTACCGGACATCGGGACCGTTCGGGCGAAGGACCCACACTCCCGGGCCGGTCGACTCTGCTGAACGCGGTGCCCGGGTGATGGGCTGAGGTACGACTGAGGAGGCGATCGGTATGGCAGGTGGGACACCCGAGGTCCGGCGCGAACGCCGTTCGCTGCCAGACCTGCTCGACTGGGCGGAGAACCTTCCCGAATCGCTGACCTGGACCAACTGGCCGGCGCCCGCGGGCATGCGCGGCATCCGCGTGGAGGAGTTCCTGGACGAGGACGGCACCTTCGTCGCCCGCGCCGAGCTCCCCGGTATGGACCCTGGCAAGGACATCGACCTCGAGATCGACAACGGCATGCTGGTGATCCGCGCCGAGCGCCAGGAGGAGAAGCGCGAGCGCGGCCGCACCGAGTTCCGCTACGGGAAGTTCACCCGCCGGCTGGCCCTGCCCGAGGGCGCCGACGAGTCCGAGGTCAGTGCGCGCTACACCGACGGCATCCTCGAGGTCCGGATGCCGGTGAGCGAGAAGCGCCCGGAGGCGCGCGCGATTCCGGTGCAGCGCACCGGCTGAGGGGATGGGGGGACCCGCATCGGCTCCGGGGGGCGTCCGATGCGGCAGGTGCGGCCCGCGCGCACGGGCCGCACCTGTTCCCCTCGGCTTCCGTCTGCCCCGGCCCCGGAGTCGCAGGACCCGGAGGACTCGCAGGAGGACACGATGACCGACACCGCACAAGTCACCAAGCACTGGAACGTCGACATCTTCATCGACGAGCACGACGGCCAGACCCGGGCGGAGGCACGGCTGGTGTCCGGTGACCGGACGCACCTGTCCGGCGCCGGCCGGGCACGCCGTAATCCGGCGGACCCGAGTGTGCCGGAGATCGGCGACGAGCTGGCGGTCGCCCGTGCGCTGTCGGAGCTGGCGCACCGGCTGCTGCACGCGGCGGCCGACGACATCGAGGGCGTCACCGCCCGCCCGGACGGGGACCGCGGGCGCTGAGCTTGCTCGGCGCTTCCGGTCCGGCTCGCCGGGCGGGCGGCTGGGGTGGGCGGCTGGGTGGTTTGTGGCCTGTACCCGGGCTACTTGCCGGCGACCTTCCGGGCGGGGGCGTACTGGGTGGCGAAGACGATGATGTTGTCCTGGTAGGACGTCGCCTTCGACCACGGACCGCCACAGGTGACCAGGCGCAGCGTCGACCTGTCCGAGTCGCCGTACACCAGATCGGTCGGGAACTTCGACTTCGGGTACGCCTTCACACCGTCCACTTTGTACGGCACTGTCAACCCGTCCTTGCGGACGATGGTGAGCAGGTCGCCCGGCCGGAGCTCACCGAGCCGAAAGAAGACGGCGCGGCCGATCTTCACCGAGTCGACGTGCCCGACGATCACCGTGTTGCCGATCTCACCTGGGCTGGGCCCGAACTTGTACCACCCCGCGAAGTTGGCTCGATCGGGTGTGGGCACCTGGATGGTCTTGTCCTTGTTCAGTCCCAGCTGCATGAGCCGGGTGTTCACGCCGATGCGCGGGATGGTCAGGCTCATCGGGATCGACGGGGGCTCCCCGGTGCGGGTGGGCTTCGGCGTCGCGGTGGGTGTTTCCGTTGTCTCCGTTGTCGACGGAGCCGGCGTTCCACCGGGTTCGGCGCCCTGTGCCGGTGGCCTGGCCGCCGAGCGGGACGTGGTCGTCGGCGAGGCAGTCGGCGCGGACGTGGGGTTGGCGGTGGGAGTGGAGAGGAACGCCGGCGCGGCGTCGCCCGCGGGCATCGGTGGCCGCTCCGCGGGCAGGTTGAACGCCGCGACCAGCATGGCCGCTCCGGCGAGTGCGAGCACGGCGACGAGGCCGAAGCCGGCGGCACGG
This Actinopolymorpha cephalotaxi DNA region includes the following protein-coding sequences:
- a CDS encoding DUF1876 domain-containing protein, whose amino-acid sequence is MTDTAQVTKHWNVDIFIDEHDGQTRAEARLVSGDRTHLSGAGRARRNPADPSVPEIGDELAVARALSELAHRLLHAAADDIEGVTARPDGDRGR
- a CDS encoding Kae1-like domain-containing protein; this encodes MSGAVTRPVPDSELPARQAQRVLVAGSVVGVGLRRHLSQVAGECGLDGTARTVRDQVVVEVAGPPAALAEFVHRVSTQAPRPARVSLVDVVELEGMTPHPGTGFRVLFDDVDPPMAAGLDGTSRAGHTTGHTYGHVSGTTHEGRPPSATEPSGAEPSGAEPSGEPSPWADRGICPACLRELFDPADRRYRYPFLSCRLCGPRQSLLDELPPYGRPSAFGEGPDDCLPGLPGLPGFAPCAACTAEREDPAGRRHHAPATACPECGPHLTWRTSRADGDDGSGWGDRGGRLWAGGTSGDRRSDAEALAAAVETVAAGGVVAVKGPGGYQLVCDATVPRAVARLRSRTHRWTRPLTVLAPDLSVARAVADLGTAEVDLLVSPSRPVVLAPLRRSRLPIAAGVSAGSDHVGLALPATPLQALLVHDLDRPLVVTGAHPAEEPVVVDDALVPARLAGLADGFLGHDLPIRTRTRSSVHWVVRGRPAVLRRGRGVVPTAVPLPFAARQPVLAVGAQLSHTCTLAGDSRAYVGEQLGDLTSPAKLDAFEQELNRLVPLVGGTPAAVAHDLHPGYLASQYARRWPQDRRIAVQHHHAHVAACAAEHGVTGTFLGVAYDGPGLGDDGTLWGGEILVADLRGYHRAGRFGRAPLPGGELAARSPIRTALGYLLAGERLGGAPIDPDLLGARTERLSARELETVRRMVTGGVNSPPASSAARLVDAVAGLLGLREDAAYEGEAATVLETAARGRREEELPWRIVTADGVRVYDPVVTLAAVLSGMADGVSVGRLAAAFHATLVAVTVALCVDAGHEAGVRTVCLAGSTFTNRLLLGGVVDGLEREGFDVFVPERVPTDDSGVSYGQAAVAAARMAAG
- a CDS encoding Acg family FMN-binding oxidoreductase, whose translation is MPRRHVLTDREERLIVDAAVHAPSVLNTQPWRFSFGDDQLEIWADPARQLTTADPAGRFMAISCGAATYNALLGVRYAGHEAWVQAQPRPQTPFLAAVVHFGVRRPIAADDLARYDMIAQRHTNRGPYRDWRLPFSLVTRLEEAAEAEGGHIRVLTSSEVERVRHLVAEAERAQEPDEALEKEMEPWIGARDSADGIPVGALGPRSADSRAPVRDLDPHRHAGPRDVAIFEHRPTLAVLSTPGDAHKDWVRAGMALQRVLLTAGQHGVVASFLNAPIEELNERGHLRSAAPGLDHPQMVLRLGYPRGEAVPTPRRPADQVM
- a CDS encoding Hsp20/alpha crystallin family protein codes for the protein MAGGTPEVRRERRSLPDLLDWAENLPESLTWTNWPAPAGMRGIRVEEFLDEDGTFVARAELPGMDPGKDIDLEIDNGMLVIRAERQEEKRERGRTEFRYGKFTRRLALPEGADESEVSARYTDGILEVRMPVSEKRPEARAIPVQRTG
- a CDS encoding class F sortase, encoding MTSEAGGRRGKLRRAAGFGLVAVLALAGAAMLVAAFNLPAERPPMPAGDAAPAFLSTPTANPTSAPTASPTTTSRSAARPPAQGAEPGGTPAPSTTETTETPTATPKPTRTGEPPSIPMSLTIPRIGVNTRLMQLGLNKDKTIQVPTPDRANFAGWYKFGPSPGEIGNTVIVGHVDSVKIGRAVFFRLGELRPGDLLTIVRKDGLTVPYKVDGVKAYPKSKFPTDLVYGDSDRSTLRLVTCGGPWSKATSYQDNIIVFATQYAPARKVAGK